The following are encoded in a window of Castanea sativa cultivar Marrone di Chiusa Pesio chromosome 9, ASM4071231v1 genomic DNA:
- the LOC142610357 gene encoding zinc finger CCCH domain-containing protein 31-like, producing the protein MDTRKRGRPEAAFNANGGFKKSKQEMDSLSGVGSKSKPCTKFFSTAGCPFGESCHFLHYVPGGYNAVAQMMNLAPAVPAATRNMSGPPPAIPNGSTPAVKTRLCNKYNTAEGCKFGDKCHFAHNEWELGKPIAPSHEDPRAMGPPMPGRMGARAEPHPPVPASSFGASATAKISVDASLAGAIIGKGGVNSKQICRQTGAKLSIRDHESDPNLRNIELEGTFEQIKEASAMVRQLIETVSLSGPPKSHGMMPGAAAPPGSNYKTKLCENFTKGSCTFGERCHFAHGAAELRKSGV; encoded by the exons ATGGATACTCGCAAAAGAGGAAGGCCTGAAGCTGCTTTCAACGCTAATGGCGGCTTCAAGAAGTCCAAGCAAG AAATGGACTCCTTATCTGGTGTAGGAAGCAAATCGAAGCCATGCACCAAGTTTTTCAG CACTGCTGGATGTCCCTTTGGTGAAAGCTGTCACTTCCTGCACTATGTTCCTGGTGGCTATAATGCTGTAGCACAGATGATGAATCTAGCCCCTGCTGTTCCTGCGGCTACTAGAAACATGTCAGGTCCTCCCCCAGCCATCCCAAATGGCTCTACACCTGCAGTTAAAACTCGCTTGTGCAACAAATATAATACTGCTGAAGGCTGCAAATTTGGTGACAAATGCCATTTTGCTCATAATGAGTGGGAACTAGGTAAGCCTATTGCTCCATCCCATGAAGATCCACGTGCCATGGGACCACCCATGCCAGGCCGTATGGGTGCTCGAGCGGAGCCACACCCTCCAGTCCCAGCCTCTAGCTTTGGTGCTTCAGCCACTGCCAAAATCAGTGTTGATGCATCTCTTGCTGGAGCCATCATTGGTAAGGGTGGGGTGAACTCCAAGCAGATTTGTCGCCAGACAGGAGCCAAGCTTTCAATTCGAGATCATGAGTCTGATCCCAATCTCAGGAACATTGAACTTGAGGGGACTTTTGAACAGATTAAGGAAGCAAGTGCCATGGTAAGACAGCTAATCGAGACTGTTTCATTATCTGGTCCCCCAAAATCCCATGGAATGATGCCTGGGGCTGCGGCTCCGCCGGGAAGCAACTATAAGACTAAGCTGTGCGAAAATTTTACCAAGGGATCTTGCACCTTTGGAGAAAGATGTCACTTTGCTCATGGTGCTGCTGAATTGCGTAAGTCAGGAGTGTGA